The following are encoded together in the Myxococcus guangdongensis genome:
- a CDS encoding DUF2254 domain-containing protein: MAATQVLPRAGAWAGAGRRRDEGRSFHEWRRHRLWVPPLVGALLGASLGIFFVSPGAPVVRGLSGAAWSATPAEARSMLSTVLGVSLTSLSIVLSLSMLVVQNAAGQYSPRLLRLYLHSAGIRVVIPVFIATSVFCLVAAHEFGLVAQVGRVPRPALALAMWLLVVCEGALVFQVLQTLQLMRVENLVRRVRVDTLAVARGLEPLRAEDVRVPGTSGSRAEDGASGSSVADLDGPGASGSRTAASWPLRAVGSGFIVAVDARALLAVATARGLVVHLERAVGEPVVRGEQVGWVVSGTWGQAAGREETAALVSRAIRLGRWRDEARDVSLGVRQLVDVATRALSPGINDPYTAVEALDQLTFLLRELGSMHLGPRVLPDGAGTPRVFLRSPSLRDHLEQVTEPVLRYGATEPSVMLRLLRLLATVARDAREDADRGAARAQLHDLRTTSEHAVVRHHAEALEHALQGAPWPPLPAIGF; encoded by the coding sequence ATGGCGGCGACACAGGTGCTTCCTCGCGCGGGAGCGTGGGCCGGGGCGGGACGACGGCGCGACGAGGGCAGGTCCTTCCACGAGTGGCGGCGTCACCGGCTGTGGGTCCCTCCCCTCGTGGGCGCGCTGCTGGGGGCCAGCCTGGGCATCTTCTTCGTGAGCCCAGGCGCTCCGGTGGTGCGAGGCCTGAGTGGAGCGGCCTGGTCGGCCACGCCCGCGGAGGCGCGGAGCATGCTGTCGACGGTGCTCGGCGTGTCGCTGACGTCGCTGAGCATCGTCCTGTCCCTGTCCATGCTCGTGGTGCAGAACGCGGCGGGCCAGTACTCGCCGCGCCTGCTGCGGCTGTACCTGCACAGCGCGGGCATCCGCGTCGTCATCCCGGTGTTCATCGCCACGAGCGTCTTCTGCCTGGTGGCGGCCCACGAGTTCGGGCTCGTCGCGCAGGTCGGGCGCGTTCCTCGCCCCGCGCTCGCGCTGGCCATGTGGCTGCTCGTCGTCTGCGAGGGCGCGCTCGTGTTCCAGGTGCTGCAGACGTTGCAGCTCATGCGCGTGGAGAACCTGGTCCGGCGGGTGCGCGTGGATACGCTGGCGGTCGCCCGAGGCCTGGAGCCGTTGCGCGCGGAGGACGTGAGGGTGCCCGGCACTTCGGGTTCGCGAGCAGAGGACGGTGCGTCAGGCTCGAGCGTGGCGGACCTGGATGGGCCCGGCGCGTCGGGCTCGCGAACGGCGGCGTCGTGGCCGCTGCGGGCCGTGGGGAGCGGCTTCATCGTCGCCGTCGATGCGCGGGCGCTCCTGGCGGTCGCGACGGCGAGGGGGCTCGTGGTGCACCTGGAGCGCGCCGTGGGAGAGCCGGTGGTGCGCGGTGAGCAGGTGGGGTGGGTGGTGTCGGGGACTTGGGGCCAGGCCGCGGGGCGCGAGGAGACGGCGGCGCTCGTGTCGCGCGCCATCCGCCTGGGGCGCTGGCGGGACGAGGCGCGGGACGTGTCGCTGGGCGTGCGGCAGTTGGTGGATGTCGCCACCCGGGCCTTGTCCCCCGGCATCAACGACCCGTACACGGCCGTGGAGGCGCTGGACCAGCTCACCTTCCTGCTGCGTGAGCTGGGCTCGATGCACCTGGGGCCGCGCGTGCTGCCGGATGGCGCGGGAACGCCGCGCGTGTTCCTGCGCTCACCTTCGCTGCGCGACCATCTGGAGCAGGTCACCGAGCCGGTCCTGCGCTACGGCGCCACGGAGCCCTCCGTGATGCTCCGGCTCCTGCGCCTGCTCGCCACCGTGGCGCGTGACGCGCGTGAGGACGCGGACCGCGGCGCCGCGCGGGCGCAGCTCCACGACCTCCGTACGACCTCGGAGCATGCGGTCGTCCGACACCATGCCGAGGCGCTGGAGCACGCGCTCCAGGGGGCGCCCTGGCCACCGTTGCCGGCCATCGGCTTCTGA
- a CDS encoding DUF748 domain-containing protein translates to MSDVVKKKRRWPYVLGGVFALLVVAVLVVLWRLDAILLKTAKEQAATYSQKLGRPIEIGDISTQLFPSVGAVVEDVSIGAGEGEDLPLATLAKVDVSVAVGPLLSSSGKDIQVKNAEVSGLTVNVVRLADGTTNVQRLLERLAEQSPPEEEKPEEESKPTDLSGVHVERAALTDGTIRFVDRAGGQAARELAVKDLDVEVKDLRAGKPLVVDLAAAVLAEKQNLKLSLHAAPLPPTLIPTPERVTLKAEKIDLSPLGPFLPPDVGLQAGTLDADWKAELGGAVPGGKGPTRLVGAISALGMRFAGAEGGKALDVVLDTDVTGDLATGDLSLDKLKLDLGPANITGKGRVKGMLSDAPSVEGFELVGRDLDPAVLAEYYPPLKKQLKGMIAGPIGLDVRASGTQAAQAINVSVDLTPVRLRVPAQLTKESGGAMKLTANVTGAAASGGALKFDAKADLSGVDLRPGLLVDKAPGQRMEMTAAGTYAPGKGGVGMKVDVPKMTAHLLQDTVTGSASFATAGTGKKQTTTFSADVKANKLDADALLFDEQELAARNGGTVPAPGSAELPPEDPARFNGYRGDIRFAVGTLRYTQMDLTNVTGVVKMTDDLISVEKFSSGVFGGKVVADGTSIRLGPAAPQRPFEAKVKVEGVQVADAIAQATPRKVMTGTFNGNVDVKGIGYTPEKLKETLLGGISGNILGGTLLGKDLVSSVSEPLAKALPFASKALKSNEVTSLSENLPFGVQIKNGVAQLSKPITWTRPEAALSFDGGIKLDGTLDLTGAVALTPSTVKTLTLGKVTPPSDIPVGLKLTGPAWKPEVTGVDVKPAVTTLAKLAASSLAGSLIGGERGQQVQQAIEGGEEKLRADAEAKRKEMEAKAAEEKKRLEAEAKKRAEEEAKKRLRGIFGK, encoded by the coding sequence ATGTCCGACGTCGTGAAGAAGAAGCGCCGCTGGCCGTACGTGCTCGGGGGAGTCTTCGCGCTCCTCGTCGTCGCCGTGCTCGTGGTGCTCTGGCGGCTCGACGCCATCCTGTTGAAGACGGCCAAGGAGCAGGCCGCCACCTATTCACAGAAGCTGGGCCGCCCGATTGAAATCGGCGACATCTCCACCCAGCTCTTCCCCAGCGTGGGCGCGGTGGTGGAGGACGTCTCCATCGGCGCGGGCGAGGGCGAGGACCTGCCGCTCGCGACGCTCGCCAAGGTGGACGTCAGCGTGGCCGTGGGGCCGCTGCTCTCCTCGAGCGGCAAGGACATCCAGGTGAAGAACGCCGAGGTGTCCGGCCTCACCGTCAACGTGGTGCGCCTGGCCGACGGCACCACCAACGTCCAGCGCCTGCTCGAGCGCCTGGCGGAGCAGTCCCCTCCCGAGGAGGAGAAGCCCGAGGAGGAGTCGAAGCCCACGGACCTCTCCGGCGTGCACGTGGAGCGCGCCGCGCTCACCGACGGCACCATCCGCTTCGTCGACCGCGCCGGGGGACAGGCCGCGCGCGAGCTGGCGGTGAAGGACCTGGACGTCGAGGTGAAGGACCTGCGCGCCGGCAAGCCGCTGGTGGTCGACCTGGCCGCGGCGGTGCTCGCGGAGAAGCAGAACCTGAAGCTCTCGCTGCACGCGGCCCCGCTGCCGCCCACGCTGATTCCCACGCCGGAGCGCGTGACGCTGAAGGCGGAGAAGATTGACTTGTCCCCGCTGGGCCCCTTCCTGCCGCCCGACGTGGGCCTGCAGGCGGGCACGCTGGACGCGGACTGGAAGGCGGAGCTCGGCGGCGCGGTGCCCGGTGGCAAGGGCCCCACGCGGCTGGTCGGCGCCATCTCCGCGCTGGGCATGCGCTTCGCGGGTGCGGAGGGTGGCAAGGCGCTGGACGTGGTGCTCGACACGGACGTCACCGGGGACCTGGCCACCGGAGACCTGTCGCTCGACAAGCTGAAGCTGGACCTGGGCCCGGCGAACATCACGGGCAAGGGCCGCGTGAAGGGCATGCTGTCGGACGCGCCGTCGGTGGAGGGCTTCGAGCTGGTGGGCCGCGACCTGGACCCGGCGGTGCTCGCCGAGTACTACCCGCCGCTGAAGAAGCAGCTCAAGGGGATGATCGCCGGCCCCATCGGCCTGGACGTGCGCGCCAGCGGGACGCAGGCCGCGCAGGCCATCAACGTGTCGGTGGACCTGACGCCAGTGCGCCTGCGAGTGCCCGCGCAGCTCACCAAGGAGTCGGGCGGCGCCATGAAGCTCACCGCGAACGTCACGGGCGCGGCGGCGAGCGGCGGCGCGCTGAAGTTCGACGCGAAGGCGGACCTGTCTGGCGTGGACCTGCGGCCGGGCCTGCTGGTGGACAAGGCCCCGGGGCAGCGGATGGAGATGACCGCGGCGGGCACGTACGCGCCCGGCAAGGGCGGCGTGGGCATGAAGGTGGACGTGCCGAAGATGACGGCGCACCTGCTCCAGGACACGGTGACGGGCAGCGCGTCGTTCGCGACGGCGGGCACGGGCAAGAAGCAGACGACGACGTTCTCCGCGGACGTGAAGGCGAACAAGCTGGACGCGGACGCGCTGCTGTTCGACGAGCAGGAGCTGGCGGCGCGCAACGGCGGCACGGTGCCCGCGCCCGGGTCGGCGGAGCTTCCCCCCGAGGACCCCGCGCGGTTCAACGGCTACCGGGGTGACATCCGCTTCGCGGTGGGCACGCTGCGCTACACGCAGATGGACCTGACCAACGTCACCGGCGTGGTGAAGATGACGGACGACCTCATCTCCGTGGAGAAGTTCTCCTCGGGCGTGTTCGGCGGCAAGGTGGTCGCGGACGGGACGAGCATCCGCCTGGGCCCCGCCGCGCCGCAGCGCCCGTTCGAGGCGAAGGTGAAGGTGGAGGGCGTGCAGGTGGCGGACGCCATCGCGCAGGCCACGCCGCGCAAGGTGATGACGGGCACGTTCAACGGGAACGTGGACGTGAAGGGCATCGGCTACACGCCGGAGAAGCTCAAGGAGACGCTCCTGGGCGGCATCAGCGGCAACATCCTGGGCGGCACGCTGCTGGGCAAGGATTTGGTGTCGTCCGTCTCCGAGCCGCTCGCCAAGGCGCTCCCCTTCGCCTCCAAGGCGCTCAAGAGCAACGAGGTGACGTCGCTCAGCGAGAACCTGCCCTTCGGCGTGCAGATCAAGAACGGCGTCGCGCAGCTGTCCAAGCCGATCACGTGGACGCGGCCGGAGGCGGCGCTGAGCTTCGACGGCGGCATCAAGCTGGACGGCACGCTGGACCTCACGGGCGCGGTGGCGCTGACGCCGTCGACGGTGAAGACGTTGACCCTGGGCAAGGTGACGCCGCCGTCGGACATCCCGGTGGGCCTGAAGTTGACGGGCCCGGCGTGGAAGCCCGAGGTGACGGGCGTGGACGTGAAGCCGGCGGTGACGACGTTGGCGAAGCTCGCGGCGTCCTCGCTCGCGGGCAGCCTCATCGGCGGTGAGCGCGGCCAGCAGGTGCAGCAGGCCATCGAGGGCGGCGAGGAGAAGCTGCGCGCCGACGCCGAGGCGAAGCGCAAGGAGATGGAGGCCAAGGCCGCCGAGGAGAAGAAGCGCCTGGAGGCCGAGGCGAAGAAGCGCGCCGAGGAGGAGGCCAAGAAGCGCCTGCGCGGCATCTTCGGGAAGTAG
- a CDS encoding SulP family inorganic anion transporter has translation MTEHAQRQTSRFLPFLAWLPAWRPSSLKRDLVAALTITALQIPEAMAYAELAGVPPQAAFYAGPVALVLYALLGTSRQLVVAISATVAVLSASTVASLAQTGTPRFIALTAALAMLAGVISLLAGMLKLGRIAQFFSESLLTGFVFGLALVIAIKQVPKLLGLDAGGGNFFERLWHLVTHLPQTHPLTLVVGAASLGLLLVLGRWVPKLPASLVVLVLGTACIGLLGLQSHGVKVVGDIPSGLSGPAIPDVGLKDLLGLLPGACGIALVTFAEAIGPARVLASKHRYEVDANQELIGLGAANLGAGLFRGLSVGCSLSKSAANDAAGARTQMPSLLAAALLALVALFFTPLFRTLPEATLAAIVVLATAGMMDVKEMRRLFTLRRTDFLLATGAMLSVLVLDVLPGLLVSVGLSVAFLVWRASQPRLTELGRVPGTLDFADVHRRPAPLRIPGLLILRPNEGIFFANATALRDAVIARVDPSSTPVHTVLLDLEVTADLDVPGADMLGELKESLDQRDITLMLSRVLAPTLSLLDRTGVTERLGERDLQPQTLNGVIEYLTRRAHHSKEEWALIRDGLQRLVELVDEAHDSSEDEGERRRLEELRRTLSRLDTPHGPPE, from the coding sequence GTGACCGAGCATGCGCAGCGACAGACCTCCCGCTTCCTGCCCTTCCTCGCGTGGCTGCCCGCGTGGCGCCCCAGCTCGCTCAAGCGCGACCTGGTGGCGGCCCTCACCATCACCGCGCTGCAGATACCGGAGGCCATGGCCTACGCGGAGCTGGCGGGCGTCCCACCGCAAGCCGCCTTCTACGCGGGCCCGGTGGCACTCGTGCTCTATGCGCTGCTGGGCACATCGCGACAGCTCGTCGTCGCCATCTCCGCCACGGTGGCGGTGCTCTCCGCCTCCACGGTGGCGAGCCTCGCGCAGACCGGAACCCCGCGCTTCATCGCGCTGACGGCCGCGCTCGCGATGCTCGCCGGAGTCATCTCCCTCCTGGCCGGAATGCTCAAGCTCGGCCGCATCGCCCAGTTCTTCTCCGAGTCGCTCCTCACGGGCTTCGTCTTCGGGCTCGCGCTCGTCATCGCCATCAAGCAGGTGCCCAAGCTGCTCGGGCTCGATGCCGGCGGTGGCAACTTCTTCGAGCGGCTCTGGCACCTCGTCACCCACCTGCCGCAGACACACCCGCTCACGCTCGTCGTGGGCGCGGCGAGCCTCGGGCTCCTGCTCGTGCTGGGCCGCTGGGTGCCGAAGCTGCCCGCGTCCCTCGTCGTCCTCGTGCTGGGCACCGCGTGCATCGGCCTGCTCGGACTCCAGAGCCACGGCGTGAAGGTGGTGGGTGACATCCCCTCGGGCCTCTCCGGCCCCGCGATTCCCGACGTCGGGTTGAAGGACCTGCTGGGCCTCCTGCCGGGCGCGTGCGGCATCGCGCTGGTCACCTTCGCGGAGGCCATCGGACCGGCGCGCGTGCTCGCGTCGAAACACCGCTACGAGGTGGACGCGAACCAGGAGCTCATCGGCCTGGGCGCCGCGAACCTGGGCGCCGGGCTCTTCCGCGGGCTCTCGGTGGGCTGCAGCCTCTCGAAGTCCGCCGCCAACGACGCGGCCGGCGCCCGGACACAGATGCCCAGCCTGCTCGCCGCCGCGCTGCTCGCGCTGGTGGCGCTCTTCTTCACGCCCCTGTTCCGCACGCTGCCGGAGGCCACCCTGGCCGCCATCGTGGTCCTCGCCACCGCGGGGATGATGGACGTGAAGGAGATGCGCCGCCTCTTCACGCTGCGCCGCACCGACTTCCTCCTGGCCACGGGCGCGATGCTGAGCGTCCTCGTGCTCGACGTGCTCCCCGGGTTGTTGGTGTCGGTGGGGCTCTCGGTGGCCTTCCTCGTCTGGCGGGCGAGCCAACCCCGGCTGACCGAATTGGGCCGCGTCCCGGGCACCCTCGACTTCGCCGACGTCCACCGGCGCCCCGCGCCCCTCCGCATCCCGGGCCTGCTGATACTCCGGCCGAACGAAGGCATCTTCTTCGCCAACGCCACCGCGCTGCGAGACGCCGTCATCGCGCGCGTCGACCCGTCGAGCACCCCGGTCCACACCGTGCTGCTGGACCTCGAAGTGACAGCGGACCTGGACGTGCCCGGCGCGGACATGCTCGGCGAGCTGAAGGAATCACTCGACCAGCGGGACATCACGCTGATGCTGTCCAGGGTGCTCGCGCCCACCCTGTCGCTGCTCGACAGGACCGGCGTGACGGAGCGCCTGGGCGAGCGAGACCTCCAGCCCCAGACGCTCAACGGCGTCATCGAGTACCTCACCCGCCGGGCGCACCACTCGAAGGAGGAGTGGGCCCTCATCCGCGATGGTCTCCAACGCCTGGTCGAGCTGGTCGACGAGGCGCACGACTCCTCGGAGGACGAGGGTGAGCGCCGAAGGCTGGAGGAGCTGCGTCGCACCCTGTCGCGGCTCGACACGCCTCACGGGCCCCCGGAGTGA
- a CDS encoding nuclear transport factor 2 family protein, translated as MGGALTEDGVLEFPYGPEGFPQKVEGKEALHGYMKNFPEHFDVRFKDLRFHETVDPTRVVAEFASEGTARSTGRPYHQKYISVVETRDDRITRYVDFWNPRVAMKAMAVEESRGMGASFLGAGAS; from the coding sequence GTGGGTGGAGCTCTTACGGAGGACGGGGTGCTGGAGTTCCCCTACGGCCCGGAGGGCTTCCCCCAGAAGGTCGAGGGCAAGGAGGCGCTGCACGGATACATGAAGAACTTCCCAGAGCACTTCGACGTGCGCTTCAAGGACCTGCGCTTCCACGAGACGGTGGACCCGACGCGGGTGGTGGCGGAGTTCGCCAGCGAGGGCACGGCGCGGTCGACGGGGCGCCCGTACCACCAGAAGTACATCTCCGTGGTGGAGACGCGCGACGACCGCATCACCCGGTACGTGGACTTCTGGAATCCGCGGGTCGCCATGAAGGCCATGGCGGTGGAGGAGTCGCGCGGCATGGGCGCCTCCTTCCTCGGCGCCGGGGCCTCGTGA
- a CDS encoding TolB family protein, which yields MNTRAWVFCGALGLLGTACATVSPVRPLAPDGDYGTRAPFIFQAAAPDGRWILACQAREDTDQDGKVEVRFDPHGGLMGDTARPYLFLEPGEGLAVDDVLTWDTEGRRLALLRDGAIHLLDTTTNEETRLGDWSLADDETKAPRPPMRASFSRDGQRLLYLRREGTRTVPVLRDVTSGKERRVDTGPGLLGQAFLHPDGHWMVFDVVVKDTDQDGVLRWPQEQTTLAPARCRGRVLSSSYMGFRGDQPVRRFQRITGGPLIEGEDILQPLGEGLLRRAPDGTLFFEDEDGDRTTWVPASCKAHVLAGDAPREQPVVGCDARNELADLRAGQVLGLVTDEDEPETIDTRGRALHFLQPRPDGTPGRRSASWGPVRWRPAVQPQ from the coding sequence ATGAACACTCGTGCCTGGGTCTTCTGTGGAGCTCTGGGATTGTTGGGGACCGCGTGCGCCACGGTCTCTCCAGTGAGGCCGCTCGCTCCCGATGGCGACTATGGAACACGGGCGCCCTTCATCTTCCAGGCCGCCGCGCCGGATGGTCGGTGGATTCTCGCGTGTCAGGCCCGCGAGGACACGGACCAGGATGGCAAGGTGGAGGTTCGCTTCGACCCGCATGGTGGGCTCATGGGAGACACGGCTCGGCCCTATCTCTTCCTCGAGCCGGGCGAGGGCCTCGCCGTCGATGATGTCCTCACCTGGGACACAGAGGGACGACGACTGGCCCTGCTGCGCGATGGCGCGATTCACCTCCTCGACACCACGACAAACGAAGAGACGCGGCTCGGCGACTGGAGCCTGGCGGACGACGAGACGAAGGCGCCACGTCCACCCATGCGCGCCAGCTTCTCGCGGGACGGCCAGCGCCTGCTCTACCTCCGGCGAGAGGGAACGCGGACGGTGCCGGTGCTTCGGGATGTGACGAGCGGCAAGGAGCGGAGGGTGGACACGGGACCAGGGTTGCTCGGACAGGCCTTCCTTCACCCCGATGGCCACTGGATGGTCTTCGACGTGGTGGTGAAGGACACCGACCAGGATGGAGTCCTGAGATGGCCCCAGGAGCAGACCACGCTGGCACCCGCGCGGTGCCGAGGACGGGTCCTGTCGAGTTCGTACATGGGCTTCCGCGGAGACCAGCCCGTGCGACGCTTCCAACGCATCACGGGAGGACCCCTCATCGAGGGAGAGGACATCCTCCAGCCGCTCGGTGAAGGACTCCTCCGGCGGGCTCCGGACGGTACGCTCTTCTTCGAGGACGAGGATGGCGACCGGACGACGTGGGTGCCCGCGAGCTGCAAGGCCCACGTGCTCGCCGGGGATGCGCCTCGCGAACAACCCGTCGTCGGCTGTGATGCGCGGAATGAGCTCGCGGACCTGCGGGCCGGTCAGGTGCTGGGCCTCGTCACAGACGAAGACGAACCCGAGACCATCGACACCCGCGGGCGCGCGCTGCACTTCCTCCAGCCGAGGCCCGACGGCACACCCGGCAGGCGGTCCGCCTCCTGGGGCCCCGTGCGATGGCGTCCCGCCGTGCAACCCCAGTGA
- a CDS encoding MgtC/SapB family protein: protein MAAEFGSGELLVRLFVAGAAGIVLGLPYRRRPGGVRTHYLVTLGAALFCTSGANLTGTPSDSLRIIQGVASGIGFVGAASVLKKGSAIFGITTAASIWIAAAVGCEAALGNPLLAACVAPSISLTSWLVGLLESRVFHRRRIMRELRGEQPEDPRR from the coding sequence ATGGCCGCGGAGTTCGGGAGTGGAGAGCTGCTCGTTCGGCTGTTCGTGGCGGGGGCGGCGGGCATCGTCCTGGGGCTGCCCTACCGGAGGCGGCCGGGCGGCGTACGGACCCACTACCTGGTGACGCTGGGCGCCGCGCTCTTCTGTACGTCCGGGGCGAACCTGACGGGGACGCCCTCGGATTCGCTGCGCATCATCCAGGGCGTGGCCTCCGGCATCGGGTTCGTGGGCGCGGCGAGCGTCCTCAAGAAGGGCAGCGCCATCTTCGGCATCACGACGGCCGCCTCCATCTGGATTGCGGCGGCGGTGGGCTGCGAGGCCGCACTGGGCAACCCGCTGCTCGCCGCTTGCGTGGCGCCCTCCATCTCCCTCACGAGCTGGCTGGTGGGGCTGCTGGAGAGCCGCGTCTTCCACCGTCGCCGAATCATGCGCGAGTTGCGGGGCGAACAGCCGGAAGACCCACGACGCTGA
- a CDS encoding DUF885 domain-containing protein has translation MRIRVAVVLLASVCACASRPKEGRDASSLPTPSHAATTAYSHFIREYLDWFAAANPVRATRLGFHKHDAHLQEVSQEALDRKAEALRGWLTRLEQVNCSALSGDDAVDGVVLENALRAELMELEEERVWRRNPGAYVGLVSGGLSSLSSRDFAPLSERMMHMRSRMNDIPRVLEAAKVNLQDVPRLWAEQAIRDARGTQVYLRVDLPRALEAQGADKLPPAERQAFDAARAKALEQMEAFTAWLEQDLLPRATGDFRLGRERFEKKLALEEHVTLNADQLRDINERAIREYQAWVARETAKVDPTKSPAEVMAALVKDHPQAEELIPLARKQLVELQRFVREKDILTLPSDSLPSVRETPPYERLGFASMDTPGPFESKAKEAYYNITNVESEWSSEEKAQHLTYFNRAGLLGITVHEAMPGHFVQLLYGAKIPTDVRKVFTPASVVEGWAHYAEQMMVDEGLGEGDPAVRLGQLRRALQRHARWYAALALHVYNEPVEAVAKRYAEIAYFEPFPALREVERGTSNPTYLYYALGRMQILKLREDYKKHLEASGKTFVLKDFHDRFLQLGLPVALARKVLIPGDASPSLE, from the coding sequence ATGCGTATCCGTGTCGCCGTCGTCCTGCTGGCCAGTGTCTGCGCGTGCGCCTCGCGCCCGAAGGAAGGAAGGGATGCGTCCTCCCTCCCCACGCCCTCGCACGCGGCCACCACCGCCTACTCCCACTTCATCCGCGAGTACCTCGACTGGTTCGCCGCCGCCAACCCCGTGCGCGCCACGCGCCTGGGCTTCCACAAACACGACGCCCACCTGCAGGAAGTCTCGCAGGAGGCCCTCGACCGGAAGGCGGAGGCGCTGCGCGGCTGGCTCACCCGCCTGGAGCAGGTGAACTGCTCGGCGCTCTCCGGTGACGACGCCGTCGACGGCGTGGTGCTCGAGAACGCCCTCCGCGCGGAGCTGATGGAGCTGGAGGAGGAGCGCGTCTGGCGCCGCAACCCGGGCGCCTACGTGGGGCTCGTCTCCGGCGGCCTGTCCAGCCTGTCCTCGCGCGACTTCGCGCCCCTGTCCGAGCGGATGATGCACATGCGCTCGCGCATGAACGACATCCCGCGCGTGCTCGAGGCCGCGAAGGTCAACCTCCAGGACGTGCCCCGCCTGTGGGCCGAGCAGGCCATCCGCGACGCGCGCGGCACCCAGGTGTACCTGCGCGTGGACCTGCCTCGCGCGCTCGAGGCCCAGGGCGCCGACAAGCTGCCCCCCGCCGAGCGCCAGGCCTTCGACGCCGCGCGCGCCAAGGCGCTCGAGCAGATGGAGGCCTTCACCGCGTGGCTGGAGCAGGACCTGCTCCCCCGCGCCACCGGCGACTTCCGCCTGGGCCGCGAGCGGTTCGAGAAGAAGCTGGCCCTGGAGGAGCACGTCACGCTGAACGCGGACCAGCTGCGCGACATCAACGAGCGGGCCATCCGCGAGTACCAGGCCTGGGTGGCGCGCGAGACGGCCAAGGTGGACCCGACCAAGTCCCCCGCGGAGGTGATGGCCGCGCTGGTGAAGGACCACCCGCAGGCCGAGGAGCTGATTCCCCTGGCGCGCAAGCAGCTGGTGGAGCTGCAGCGCTTCGTGCGCGAGAAGGACATCCTCACGCTGCCCTCGGACTCGCTGCCGTCCGTGCGCGAGACGCCCCCGTACGAGCGGCTGGGCTTCGCGTCCATGGACACGCCGGGCCCCTTCGAGAGCAAGGCCAAGGAGGCCTACTACAACATCACCAACGTGGAGTCGGAGTGGTCCTCCGAGGAGAAGGCCCAGCACCTGACGTACTTCAACCGCGCGGGCCTGCTGGGCATCACCGTGCACGAGGCCATGCCCGGCCACTTCGTGCAGCTGCTCTACGGGGCGAAGATTCCCACCGACGTGCGCAAGGTCTTCACCCCCGCCTCCGTGGTGGAGGGCTGGGCCCACTACGCCGAGCAGATGATGGTGGACGAGGGCCTGGGCGAGGGTGACCCCGCGGTGCGCCTGGGCCAGCTGCGCCGCGCGCTCCAGCGTCACGCGCGCTGGTACGCGGCGCTCGCGCTGCACGTGTACAACGAGCCGGTCGAGGCCGTGGCGAAGCGCTACGCGGAGATTGCCTACTTCGAGCCCTTCCCCGCCCTGCGCGAGGTGGAGCGCGGCACCTCCAACCCCACCTACCTGTACTACGCGCTGGGCCGCATGCAGATCCTCAAGCTGCGCGAGGACTACAAGAAGCACCTGGAGGCGAGCGGGAAGACCTTCGTGCTGAAGGACTTCCACGACCGCTTCCTGCAGCTGGGCCTGCCCGTGGCGCTCGCGCGCAAGGTGCTCATCCCCGGCGACGCGTCCCCGTCGCTGGAGTAG